The Sphingorhabdus sp. Alg231-15 genome has a segment encoding these proteins:
- the hflC gene encoding SPFH domain-containing protein, with protein sequence MGNIIKNPVALSIIVFGLVLVLINTLIIVPETRQGVVVRFGEPVRIINRYQDNTPFGQTGAGLLPKFPFIEQVEWIDKRILDVEMEQQQVLSTDQLRLQVDAFARFRITDPLRMFIAAGNEARVADELRPILGSALRNELGKRPFAALLSPERGQVMDNIRTGLNRVARQYGAEIVDVRIKRADLPDGTPLESAYQRMRTAREQEARTIKAQGAKQAQIIRAEADASAARTYAESFGKDADFYDFYRAMKSYETTFRKGQDGDPSSSFVLSPDNEYLRQFRGR encoded by the coding sequence ATGGGTAACATTATAAAAAATCCCGTCGCTCTCAGCATCATTGTGTTCGGCTTGGTCCTGGTGCTGATCAATACGCTGATCATTGTTCCGGAAACCCGTCAGGGTGTTGTGGTACGCTTTGGTGAACCAGTGCGGATCATCAATCGCTATCAGGACAATACCCCATTTGGTCAGACTGGAGCAGGCCTCCTCCCCAAATTCCCCTTCATCGAGCAGGTTGAATGGATTGATAAGCGCATTCTCGATGTTGAAATGGAACAGCAACAGGTGCTCTCGACCGACCAGTTGCGTTTGCAGGTCGATGCATTCGCGCGCTTTCGGATTACCGATCCTTTGCGGATGTTCATCGCAGCCGGCAACGAAGCCCGTGTAGCGGATGAGCTCCGCCCGATCCTCGGTTCTGCCTTGCGGAACGAGCTCGGCAAACGGCCTTTCGCAGCTTTGCTCAGCCCAGAACGCGGTCAAGTGATGGACAATATCCGAACCGGCCTTAACCGGGTTGCCCGCCAATATGGCGCAGAAATTGTTGATGTACGGATCAAGCGTGCTGATCTACCGGACGGGACACCGCTGGAAAGCGCCTATCAGCGGATGCGCACAGCCCGCGAGCAGGAAGCCCGCACGATCAAGGCACAAGGCGCCAAACAGGCCCAGATCATTCGTGCCGAAGCGGATGCGAGTGCCGCCCGGACCTATGCGGAAAGCTTTGGCAAGGATGCGGATTTCTATGATTTCTATCGCGCGATGAAAAGCTATGAAACAACCTTCCGCAAAGGACAGGATGGCGATCCAAGCTCTTCCTTCGTATTGTCACCAGACAACGAATATCTGCGCCAATTCCGCGGACGTTAA
- the sseA gene encoding 3-mercaptopyruvate sulfurtransferase, producing the protein MELLVTTDWLANELGASDLRIVDATKFMPDAGRDPAAEYEAGHIPGAVFMDLGELTDTGNPIENMLPPPEKFASRMQSLGLGDGSRIVLYDDSPLKSAARAWWMLTIFGAHEVAILDGGIAKWKAEGRSLETGKEALRHRHFTVWKDDKDVRTKADMLANLHSKEEQVVDARPAGRFSGAEEDPRPDIVSGSIPGSVNIPHSEFFNADGTWKSADEMKALFDGAGVDLGKPVVTTCGSGMTAAVLSFAAAVAGGEKVALYDGSWSEWGADADTPKATA; encoded by the coding sequence ATGGAACTGCTGGTAACCACCGACTGGCTTGCAAACGAACTGGGTGCATCAGATTTGCGTATCGTTGATGCGACCAAATTCATGCCCGACGCCGGACGTGATCCTGCAGCAGAATATGAAGCAGGCCATATTCCGGGAGCAGTCTTCATGGATCTGGGCGAGCTGACAGATACCGGTAATCCGATAGAAAATATGCTACCGCCACCGGAGAAATTTGCCAGCCGCATGCAGTCCCTTGGACTTGGTGATGGCAGCCGTATTGTTCTTTATGACGATAGTCCCCTTAAGAGTGCCGCCCGAGCATGGTGGATGCTGACCATTTTTGGCGCGCACGAAGTCGCGATATTGGATGGTGGCATCGCAAAGTGGAAAGCCGAGGGCCGTTCGCTTGAAACCGGTAAAGAAGCGCTTCGCCATCGCCATTTCACGGTTTGGAAAGATGACAAGGATGTACGCACAAAAGCGGACATGCTCGCCAATCTGCATAGTAAAGAAGAACAAGTTGTAGATGCACGGCCTGCCGGACGTTTCTCTGGTGCCGAAGAAGATCCTCGCCCCGATATTGTTTCGGGTAGCATCCCAGGTTCTGTCAACATTCCTCACAGTGAGTTTTTCAATGCCGATGGCACTTGGAAAAGCGCCGATGAGATGAAAGCTTTATTTGACGGTGCCGGTGTTGATCTTGGCAAACCCGTTGTAACAACCTGTGGGTCCGGCATGACCGCTGCGGTGCTTTCATTTGCAGCGGCCGTAGCAGGTGGCGAGAAGGTCGCACTTTATGACGGCAGTTGGTCCGAATGGGGTGCAGACGCGGATACGCCCAAAGCAACCGCCTGA
- a CDS encoding helicase HerA-like domain-containing protein, protein MSKATEIFLGLGGDERQSLNLKRANRHGLIAGATGTGKTVTLQGLAESFSANGVPVFVADVKGDLAGISMAGSPSFKHADKLEGRAKELGMDDYAYSDNPAIFWDLYGKQGHPIRTTITEMGPLLLARLMDLNDTQEGVLNIVFRFADEEGLLLLNLDDLQSMLAYTAENAKELSAKYGNVSKASVGAIQRQLLQLDSQGAGQFFGEPALEIDDFIKCDDQGRGYINVLAADQLMRSPKLYATFLLWLLAELFETLPEVGDPDKPKLVFFFDEAHLLFEDAPKALEDKIEQVVRLIRSKGVGVYFVTQNPVDIPEDVAGQLGNRVQHALRAFTPRDKKAIKAAADTFRINPDLDVEEAITELRVGEALVSTLMEDGAPSIVQRTLIKPPRSRLGPVTAKERAIMQSISPYDGKYDEEVDRNSAEEILAQKVIDATETAKEVEEKGEEAVRKQPRKSKSMWEKAFSRGAKVAMGSAAGIAASTMLGKKSRANPMRSGVTSAVGSIATDLAGPVAGRFVRNLIGGLMR, encoded by the coding sequence ATGAGCAAAGCAACAGAGATATTTTTGGGATTGGGCGGCGACGAACGCCAGAGCCTGAACCTCAAACGCGCCAATCGCCATGGCTTGATCGCGGGTGCAACCGGTACGGGCAAAACCGTAACATTGCAGGGGCTGGCAGAGAGCTTTTCTGCCAATGGTGTCCCGGTATTTGTCGCGGATGTCAAAGGCGACCTCGCCGGTATTTCGATGGCTGGCTCCCCTAGCTTTAAACATGCCGATAAACTGGAAGGGCGGGCCAAGGAATTGGGTATGGATGACTATGCCTATTCCGATAATCCGGCTATTTTCTGGGACCTTTATGGCAAGCAAGGTCATCCGATCCGCACCACGATCACCGAAATGGGGCCATTGCTGCTGGCACGCCTGATGGACCTCAATGACACGCAAGAGGGTGTTCTCAATATTGTTTTCCGCTTTGCCGACGAAGAAGGCCTTTTGCTGCTCAATCTCGACGATCTGCAATCCATGCTGGCCTATACCGCGGAGAATGCAAAAGAGCTCTCAGCCAAATATGGTAATGTTAGCAAGGCCAGTGTTGGTGCGATCCAGCGGCAGCTGCTGCAGCTCGACAGTCAGGGCGCGGGTCAGTTTTTTGGCGAGCCAGCGCTGGAAATAGATGATTTCATCAAATGTGATGATCAGGGACGGGGCTATATCAACGTACTTGCCGCCGACCAACTGATGCGCAGCCCCAAGCTCTACGCGACATTCTTGCTGTGGCTGCTGGCCGAACTGTTTGAGACGCTGCCAGAGGTTGGTGACCCGGATAAACCAAAGCTGGTTTTCTTCTTTGACGAGGCACATCTTTTGTTTGAGGATGCGCCCAAGGCTCTCGAAGACAAGATCGAACAGGTTGTGCGCCTAATCCGTTCCAAAGGGGTTGGTGTCTATTTCGTCACCCAAAATCCTGTCGATATTCCCGAGGATGTTGCCGGACAGCTCGGCAACAGGGTGCAGCATGCGCTGCGCGCGTTCACCCCGCGCGACAAGAAAGCGATTAAGGCCGCCGCCGATACCTTCCGGATCAATCCCGATCTGGATGTCGAGGAAGCGATTACCGAACTGCGTGTCGGTGAAGCGTTGGTATCTACGTTGATGGAGGATGGCGCACCTTCCATTGTCCAGCGCACATTGATCAAACCGCCACGCTCTCGCCTTGGCCCCGTGACAGCCAAAGAACGAGCGATCATGCAATCCATTTCGCCCTATGACGGCAAATATGATGAAGAGGTGGACCGGAATAGCGCCGAGGAAATACTGGCGCAAAAGGTTATCGACGCCACCGAAACGGCAAAAGAAGTCGAAGAAAAGGGTGAAGAGGCAGTCCGCAAGCAGCCGCGCAAAAGCAAGAGCATGTGGGAAAAAGCCTTTAGCCGCGGCGCAAAGGTCGCCATGGGTTCCGCAGCAGGTATCGCCGCCTCGACCATGCTCGGCAAGAAATCACGGGCCAATCCCATGCGATCCGGTGTGACTTCGGCTGTAGGGTCGATTGCAACCGATCTGGCTGGTCCCGTTGCGGGAAGGTTTGTCCGCAACCTGATCGGTGGGTTGATGCGCTAA
- a CDS encoding Do family serine endopeptidase, protein MRYAYGISAALLLAGGAATLSGAGSAGAQVAANDSEIMRAAAPRAGAPMSFADLTEQLQPAVVNISTTQRVRVRNNPFAGTPFDGLFGNRRGGGGGNQTRQAQSLGSGFIISADGYVVTNNHVVAPGNRNATIETITVIMPDRTEYEATLVGRDPASDIAVLKINADRDLPFVKFGDSESARVGDWVIAIGNPFGLGGTVTTGIVSAIHRNTGQGGAYDRFLQTDASINRGNSGGPMFDLNGNVIGINNAIISPTGGNVGIGFAIPAEVAVPIVNTLRKGEKVERGYLGVQISPLTEDLADSLGVQKNRGEFIQSVVPGEGASKAGIQAGDVIVKVNGRDVTPDQTLSFLVANLPVGTKVPIELLRDGKIVKVSATLGERPSEEELATNFDPDAEDPMGTDEDGTSAEATAEALGLSVVDLTPAIARQIRVPAAQKGVVVSTVDPNSDAARKGIRRTTVIISVNRRPVNTSADLDKAISTAKRSNREAVLLQVKQGAREPRFIPVRLNDD, encoded by the coding sequence GTGCGTTACGCTTACGGGATTTCAGCAGCTTTGCTTTTGGCTGGAGGTGCCGCGACACTTTCCGGAGCAGGCTCCGCTGGAGCACAGGTAGCTGCAAATGACAGCGAGATCATGAGGGCAGCTGCACCGCGGGCAGGTGCTCCGATGAGTTTTGCAGATTTGACCGAACAGCTGCAACCTGCGGTGGTCAATATCTCCACCACACAACGCGTGCGTGTAAGGAATAACCCCTTTGCCGGCACACCGTTTGACGGCCTGTTCGGCAACCGCCGTGGTGGCGGGGGCGGCAATCAGACCCGTCAAGCTCAATCCCTGGGCTCCGGCTTCATCATTTCCGCCGATGGTTATGTTGTGACCAACAATCATGTGGTTGCTCCTGGCAACCGCAACGCCACAATCGAAACGATTACGGTCATCATGCCTGATCGCACCGAATATGAAGCGACTTTGGTCGGCCGCGATCCTGCTTCAGACATCGCGGTTCTGAAGATCAATGCTGATAGAGATCTGCCTTTCGTTAAATTTGGTGACAGCGAAAGCGCCCGTGTTGGCGACTGGGTCATTGCCATTGGTAATCCCTTTGGCCTCGGTGGAACGGTAACCACCGGCATCGTCTCGGCCATCCATCGCAACACCGGACAAGGCGGCGCCTATGATCGGTTCCTGCAGACGGACGCCTCGATCAACCGCGGCAATAGCGGCGGCCCAATGTTCGATCTGAATGGCAACGTGATCGGTATCAACAACGCGATCATTTCCCCCACTGGTGGCAATGTTGGCATCGGCTTTGCAATTCCGGCGGAAGTCGCTGTACCGATCGTCAACACATTGCGTAAGGGTGAAAAAGTCGAGCGCGGATATCTCGGTGTACAGATTAGTCCGCTGACTGAAGATCTCGCTGACTCGCTGGGTGTACAGAAAAATCGCGGAGAGTTTATTCAAAGCGTAGTGCCTGGCGAAGGCGCTTCCAAAGCTGGAATTCAGGCCGGCGATGTGATCGTAAAAGTGAACGGACGTGATGTAACGCCGGACCAGACTCTTTCATTCCTGGTTGCGAACCTGCCAGTGGGCACGAAAGTTCCGATCGAATTGCTCCGTGATGGCAAGATTGTAAAAGTGAGTGCCACGCTGGGCGAACGTCCTTCAGAAGAAGAACTGGCAACCAACTTTGATCCTGATGCCGAAGACCCTATGGGCACCGATGAAGATGGTACAAGCGCAGAAGCAACTGCTGAAGCGCTCGGCTTGTCTGTTGTGGACCTGACCCCTGCCATTGCCCGTCAAATTCGCGTTCCTGCGGCTCAGAAGGGTGTTGTGGTTTCGACTGTGGACCCAAATAGTGACGCTGCACGAAAGGGTATTAGACGGACGACCGTGATCATAAGCGTCAATCGCCGTCCGGTGAATACATCAGCCGATCTGGACAAAGCTATCAGCACCGCCAAGCGATCAAATCGCGAAGCCGTTTTGTTGCAAGTCAAACAAGGTGCCCGTGAGCCAAGATTTATTCCGGTCCGCCTCAACGACGACTGA
- a CDS encoding glutathione S-transferase N-terminal domain-containing protein encodes MSHKLYAAPLSLYSGKARAYLDWKGIDYEEILASGDVYKEIIVPAVGRPVIPVLETDDGLIVQDTTCIIDHFEGTNGGLSVYPDTAKQKLVALLLESFGDEWLVIPAMHYRWNYNEEWVYGEFGATAAPDASKEEQLVIGRGVGANFKGFCPILGINPETIPAIEASYEALLADLDAHFAVHDYLLGSRPSIGDYGLIGPLYAHLYRDPASGEIMKRLAPRVAAWVERMVDVKTPLTGEFFADDQIPETLVPVLERMMAEQVPFLQKTADMLKTWSAANQDAELPRVLGMAEFTVEGVKGQRIAPPFSLWMLQRARNYYQGLDDTNKAEVDGFLSSIKDAEGFQNFVAGPSLVFENFSLSIS; translated from the coding sequence ATGAGTCATAAACTATATGCAGCGCCGCTTTCTCTCTATTCGGGCAAGGCTAGAGCTTATCTGGACTGGAAGGGCATCGACTATGAAGAAATCTTGGCATCTGGCGATGTTTATAAAGAGATAATCGTACCAGCGGTTGGTCGTCCGGTCATTCCGGTGCTGGAAACGGACGATGGACTGATTGTTCAGGATACGACCTGCATCATCGATCATTTCGAAGGGACCAATGGCGGTCTTTCGGTTTATCCGGACACAGCCAAACAAAAATTGGTTGCGTTGTTGCTGGAATCATTTGGCGACGAGTGGCTGGTTATTCCGGCGATGCATTACCGTTGGAACTATAACGAGGAGTGGGTTTACGGTGAATTTGGAGCCACCGCTGCCCCTGATGCGAGTAAAGAAGAACAGCTCGTAATTGGCCGCGGGGTTGGTGCCAATTTCAAAGGCTTTTGCCCGATCTTGGGTATCAATCCCGAAACGATACCCGCGATCGAGGCGAGCTATGAGGCGCTGTTAGCTGACTTGGATGCGCATTTTGCTGTTCACGATTATCTCCTCGGATCACGGCCTTCGATTGGCGATTATGGTTTGATCGGACCGCTTTACGCCCATCTCTATCGTGATCCGGCCTCTGGTGAAATTATGAAGAGGCTGGCGCCACGCGTGGCGGCATGGGTTGAGCGGATGGTTGATGTCAAAACGCCATTGACCGGCGAGTTTTTTGCCGATGACCAGATTCCGGAAACACTCGTGCCGGTTCTTGAGAGGATGATGGCCGAACAAGTGCCGTTTCTTCAGAAGACTGCAGATATGCTAAAAACCTGGTCCGCCGCCAATCAAGATGCCGAATTGCCTCGTGTCCTGGGTATGGCTGAATTCACCGTCGAAGGCGTGAAAGGGCAGAGGATTGCGCCGCCTTTCAGTCTTTGGATGTTGCAGCGCGCCCGTAATTATTACCAAGGGCTGGATGATACGAACAAAGCAGAGGTTGATGGGTTTCTGTCATCGATCAAGGACGCAGAAGGTTTTCAGAATTTTGTAGCAGGTCCATCCCTCGTTTTTGAGAATTTCAGCCTATCTATATCTTAA
- a CDS encoding nuclear transport factor 2 family protein gives MTSNRAIINAYYEALSRLDVDAFEALHHSDVVYNVSGNTIISGRYDSFAALRTILPLIFDALDFGQFQFASDWKIMNEGPDGITAIMEASGIAKNGKRYDQRYAHIFTFRDGKIATVHEFFDTQLANESLEFIGKPVCKNDGDFTY, from the coding sequence TTGACGTCCAATCGGGCCATTATAAACGCCTATTATGAGGCGCTATCCCGGTTGGACGTCGACGCGTTTGAAGCGCTGCATCATAGCGATGTCGTGTACAACGTCTCTGGCAACACAATCATTTCCGGGCGATATGACAGTTTCGCCGCACTCAGAACAATTTTGCCGCTGATCTTCGATGCGCTCGACTTTGGTCAATTCCAGTTCGCCAGCGATTGGAAGATCATGAACGAAGGCCCCGATGGCATTACCGCAATAATGGAAGCCAGCGGCATAGCGAAAAATGGCAAGCGCTATGATCAACGCTATGCCCATATCTTCACGTTTCGCGATGGCAAGATAGCAACCGTTCACGAATTTTTTGATACCCAGCTGGCCAATGAATCACTCGAGTTCATCGGCAAACCGGTCTGCAAAAACGATGGTGACTTCACATATTGA
- a CDS encoding thioesterase family protein has protein sequence MSSIPHHYNIAIEPDDIDFMGHVNNANYLKWVQDAVVAHWEKIAPSEAVATHLWVALKHEITYRKPAFLDDDVIAEVLLEKVHGARAFYSTVIRRGEDVLAEVQSSWCCIDADTLRPMRIAKDIAANFFGSKD, from the coding sequence ATGAGCAGCATCCCCCATCACTACAATATTGCCATAGAGCCCGATGATATCGACTTCATGGGCCATGTGAACAATGCCAATTATCTGAAATGGGTGCAGGATGCTGTTGTCGCCCATTGGGAGAAAATTGCTCCTTCAGAGGCGGTCGCTACTCATCTCTGGGTTGCTCTGAAACACGAGATAACCTACCGGAAGCCGGCCTTTTTGGACGATGATGTCATTGCCGAAGTGCTGTTGGAAAAAGTCCACGGCGCGCGGGCCTTTTACAGCACGGTCATCCGCCGCGGAGAAGACGTACTGGCGGAGGTGCAATCAAGCTGGTGCTGCATTGATGCTGATACGTTACGCCCGATGCGAATCGCCAAGGATATCGCCGCCAATTTCTTTGGTAGCAAAGACTGA
- the queF gene encoding preQ(1) synthase: MTDNEPSESAPRFLGQDSALPVSPDEAILDYVPNPRSGELYLTRFAVPEFTSLCPVTAQPDFAHLVIDYAPDKTIVESKSLKLFLGSFRNHAAFHEDCTVGIGQRLFNEMKPKWLRIGGYWYPRGGIPIDVFWQSGEPPKGLWIPDQGVASYRGRG, encoded by the coding sequence ATGACAGACAATGAACCCTCGGAATCCGCACCTCGATTTCTTGGTCAGGACAGCGCCTTGCCGGTTTCTCCTGACGAAGCGATCCTCGATTATGTACCCAATCCAAGGAGTGGCGAGCTCTATTTGACACGCTTTGCGGTGCCGGAGTTTACATCGCTTTGTCCGGTGACGGCCCAGCCGGATTTTGCACATCTGGTCATTGACTATGCACCGGACAAAACGATTGTAGAATCGAAGTCACTAAAGCTTTTCCTGGGGTCTTTTCGGAATCATGCAGCCTTTCATGAGGATTGCACAGTTGGCATTGGCCAGCGGCTTTTTAACGAGATGAAACCGAAATGGTTGCGCATAGGCGGCTATTGGTACCCGCGTGGTGGAATTCCGATCGATGTGTTCTGGCAATCAGGCGAACCACCCAAAGGGCTTTGGATCCCGGATCAGGGTGTCGCTTCTTACAGAGGAAGAGGCTGA
- a CDS encoding glutathione S-transferase family protein, with protein MALIYKQFQSGFGVPSPSPFCMKGEIYLKMAGADYASEIIDDPRKAPKGKLPYLIDNSAEIADTALIRRHLENTYGVDFDAGLTIEERAVAHAMARMTEERLYWVTLFSRWIDDHNWPIIKDFWFGDMPPIIRNIVPVIARKQVQKGLHAQGLGRHSVPDIYAFGAADLEALSVQLGQKAFMFGDQPSSLDATAYPAITNSLIEALPGPLLDIAKSHSNFAPYAARCQALWFPDFGG; from the coding sequence ATGGCCTTAATCTACAAGCAGTTCCAATCCGGCTTTGGCGTGCCAAGCCCTAGTCCGTTCTGCATGAAGGGGGAAATATATCTGAAAATGGCTGGTGCTGACTATGCATCAGAAATTATCGATGACCCACGCAAGGCACCGAAAGGCAAGCTCCCCTATCTGATCGACAATAGCGCGGAAATTGCAGACACAGCGCTCATAAGACGGCACCTGGAAAACACATATGGTGTCGATTTTGATGCAGGCCTAACTATCGAAGAACGTGCTGTTGCCCATGCCATGGCGCGGATGACGGAAGAGCGTCTCTATTGGGTAACGCTTTTTAGTCGTTGGATCGACGACCATAATTGGCCGATTATCAAAGACTTCTGGTTTGGAGATATGCCACCGATTATTCGCAACATAGTGCCGGTAATTGCCCGTAAACAGGTTCAAAAGGGCCTGCATGCACAAGGTCTTGGTCGTCACTCTGTGCCAGATATCTATGCCTTCGGTGCAGCAGATCTAGAAGCACTGTCCGTACAATTGGGGCAAAAGGCTTTCATGTTCGGCGATCAACCCAGCAGCCTTGACGCCACTGCTTATCCCGCGATCACAAATAGCCTGATCGAGGCACTGCCTGGACCGCTGTTGGATATCGCCAAGTCGCATTCCAATTTCGCACCTTATGCGGCTCGATGCCAAGCGCTCTGGTTTCCCGATTTTGGCGGTTAA